The Desulfococcus multivorans DNA window CCGGCCGGTCGCCCCAACAACGGAAATTCGGGAACCATCCGCGATGTACGGGCACGGCGCACCGTGCCCGAACGAGGCGGCATGGATGATATGACCCGCCAACATGATGAAATTGAATTGGATGAATGGGTGGTGATGCCCAATCATTTTCACGGCATTATCGTGATTGCCGATGGTAGGGGCGACCGGCGGGTCGCCCCCATGGGTTGCACCAGGATATCGGGTGAAAAGGGCGACCGGCGGGTCGCCCCTGTGGGTTGCACCAGGATATCGGGTGAACAGGTCGACCGGCGGGTCGCCCCCATGGGTTGCACCAGGATATCGGGTGAACAGGTCGACCGGCGGGTCGCCCCCGTGGGTTGCACCAGGATATCGTTCGAACAGGGCGACCGGCGGGTCGCCCCAACAACGGAAATTCGGGAACCATCCGCGATGTACGGGCACGGCGCACCGTGCCCCAACGAGGCGGCATGGATGATATGACCCGCCAACATGATGAAATTGAATTGGATGAATGGGTGGTGATGCCCAATCATTTTCACGGCATTATCGTGATTGCCGATGGTAGGGGCGACCGGCGGGTCGCCCCCATGGGTTGCACCAGGATATCGGGTGAACAGGTCGACCGGCGGGTCGCCCCCGTGGGTTGCACCAGGATATCGTTCGAACAGGGCGACCGGCGGGTCGCCCCAACAACGGAAATTCGGGAACCATCCGCGATGTACGGGCACGGCGCACCGTGCCCGAACGAGGCGGCATGGATGATATGACCCGCCAACATGATGAAATTGAATTGGATGAATGGGTGGTGATGCCCAATCATTTTCACGGCATTATCGTGATTGCCGATGGTAGGGGCGACCGGCGGGTCGCCCCCATGGGTTGCACCAGGATATCGGGTGAACAGGTCGACCGGCGGGTCGCCCCCGTGGGTTGCACCAGGATATCGTTCGAACAGGGCGACCGGCGGGTCGCCCCAACAACGGAAATTCGGGAACCATCCGCGATGTACGGGCACGGCGCACCGTGCCCGAACGAGGCGGCATGGATGATATGACCCGCCAACATGATGAAATTGAATTGGATGAATGGGTGGTGATGCCCAATCATTTTCACGGCATTATCGTGATTGCCGATGGTAGGGGCGACCGGCGGGTCGCCCCCATGGGTTGCACCAGGATATCGGGTGAACAGGTCGACCGGCGGGTCGCCCCCGTGGGTTGCACCAGGATATCGTTCGAACAGGGCGACCGGCGGGTCGCCCCAACAACGGAAATTCGGGAACCATCCGCGATGTACGGGCACGGCGCACCGTGCCCGAACGAGGCGGCATGGATGATATGACCCGCCAACATGATGAAATTGAATTGGATGAATGGGTGGTGATGCCCAATCATTTTCACGGCATTATCGTGATTGCCGATGGTAGGGGCGACCGGCGGGTCGCCCCCATGGGTTGCACCAGGATATCGGGTGAACAGGTCGACCGGCGGGTCGCCCCCGTGGGTTGCACCACGGTATTGGGTGAACAGGTCGACCGGCGGGTCGCCCCCGTGGGTTGCACCACGGTATTGGGTGAACAGGGCGACCCGCCGGTCGCCCCTACATTGATTGTGCCTGCGGTTTTATGTGTGAAATCAGCGAAAATGACGTTGTTGCCGGTTGCGCGGGCCGTATCGGGATCATGCGCCGGGGCACGGAACCGGCGAACTGGGATATTCCAGAAAAATTTGATTATCGGGCTGAAGGAGATTTCGCTTGGACATTGCCATACTTATCGCATTGATTTTGCTCAATGGCGTTTTTGCCATGTCGGAGATCGCCCTGGTTACTGCGCGCAAGAACCGCTTGCAGCGACTGGCTGAAGACGGTGATCGCTCGGCCGCCATTGCCGTGCGCCTTGGCGAGGAGCCTACCCAGTTTCTGTCCACGGTTCAAATAGGCATTACCGCCATCGGAATCCTCAATGGTATTGTCGGTGAGGCGGCTCTTGCCGGTCCCCTCTCCGAGTTGCTTCAAAGTCTGGGGGTTGATCAAAGAATCAGCGCCATTGGAGCGACCACTATTGTGGTGGCCGGTATCACCTATTTTTCCATTGTGGTTGGTGAACTTGTTCCCAAGCGGCTTGCCCAGTTCCATGCCGAAGGGATCGCGCGGCTGATGGCCCGGCCGATAGCATTGCTGGCGCAACTGTCACGGCCATTCGTTTATCTGCTTTCGATATCGACGGATGGTATTTTGAGATTGATGGGAAAAAAGGAACTGAGCAGCGCCAACCTCACTGAAGAAGACATTCATGCAATGCTGATGGAAGGTTCTCAGTCGGGTGTGATCGAAAAGCAAGAGCATGAAATGGTGCGGAATGTCTTTCGTCTCGATGATCGTCAAATTGCCTCTCTGATGACGCCGCGAAGCGAAATTATATACCTCGACATCGGACAGTCTCTTGAGGAAAGGCTGGAAACACTCATTGCATCAGACCACTCGCGATTTCCGGTTTGCCAAGGTGGAATGCATGAAGTGCTGGGGATCATTACGGCAAAGCGGCTACTCAAACAGAGGCTGAAAGGGGAGCCACCCGAAAAAATTGCGGAGTATCTGCTCCCTCCGGTTTATGTACCGGAATCTTTGACGGGAATGAAACTCCTGGAGCAGTTCCGGAAATCAGGCGTACAAATGGTCTTTGTCGTCGATGAATATGGTGAAATCCTCGGCCTCATCACCCTGCAGGACCTCCTGGAAGCTCTGGCCGGTGAATTCAAACCGCGTGATCCGGAAGATGTCTGGGCCGTGCAACGTGAGGACGGCTCCTGGCTGCTGGACGGACTGATCCCCATCCCGGAACTCAAGGATCGACTTGATCTGAAATCGGTTCCCGAGGAAGAGAAGGGGCGATACCACACCCTCAGCGGCATGATGATGTGGCTGATCGGCAAGATCCCCCGCACCGGAGATGTCACCGAATGGCAGGGTTGGCGACTGGAAGTGGTCGACCTTGATGGAAACCGGATCGACAAAGTGATGGCCAGTCGTCTGCCTGATCCCGACAGCGAGGGAGAAGCAGCGCTGCAAAGCCCTTCGAAAACATCCCGATGATGTTCTGAAACAGCCTTTGGGATAACCCGTTAACCGCCGGCAATTCAATTCCGATTTTCGGAATCGAACCGGATCTACAGAGAAATTGGATCAGGGGTTGTGGCGAAGCCTTTGGTATCCGGTTTCGCTGCAAATCCAGCATCCTTGTCCGGGAACCTGGAAATCGGGAGAGAAAGGTGGATCCTCCCCCCGACGAAAACTTGGCGTTCGACTTGACTTCCTGCGGATGAACCGAAAAAATATGGTGCTCCGTTGCAGGATGAATCGAACAGCAGGAATTTTATAGAATCCTGCGTGAATTTGTGGTTTATTGAAGTTCACTTGGGGCGGCATCACCGGATAGTGACCTGATTCTCTTTGCAGACAATTTATATTCACTCTTTGAAGGTCTTCGCAGGCTTCATCTTCCTGCTTTCCTCACAATGTTATACAACCACAGGGTGAGCGAAAGTTAACGTCGAAAGTTGCGTACGGGAACCGAACTATGTCAGTGGCCAAGAACACGATACGGCTCATCAATTCCTTGCTGCTGCTACCCTGTCTGTTTCTATTTCTTACTTCACATGTGCCGGCTTATGTGCAGGAAATCGGGCGAAGCCACAAGGCTGTTCTGTTTACCCCTGCGATTACAGGCTGCCCGGTCTCGGTTTTCACGGTTGATAGACGAACCAATTCCAATTCTTTCGATGGCCTGGTTAAATATGTACTGATTTCCGGGAAAATCTGCTCGGATTTTAACAGGGCATATTCATATCTTCTCAGCGAATACTTCGCCGGCTTTACCCACTGTGCAGACCGAGCGGCGATTTCCATTCGAGCACCTCCTTTCTTTTAACCATTGCAATTCAGTGCTTTTAATCTCTGCCTACTCAAAGGCGGTCTGATGCCCGCGGTAGGCCTGCTTGAATTGTGCCAAGGAGGACATATGCGAAACAATCGCGACAAATCGCCTGATACTGCTGAAAAGACACCTTCCATGCGGCCGGAAATTGACTACTCACCTAAGACTTTAACGCTGCGTGAACAAATCGTTTTTGGGATAAAGCTATTTGCAGTTGTTGGTGGTATTTTCCTGGTGCTTTGGCTGTTTGAAAAAATGTAGTCCGAAGATCTACCGGGACCAATTGCGACCTGTTGACCTGGGGGTTCTGCCCCCAGGTTCGAATCCGGGGTTTGCGGCAGCTTGAATTATTGTAACTATTGATCGCAATTCACCGGTTTGGCCGGAAGATCGATCAGCGAAGAAAGGGGTACCATATAAGATGACAGAACACACAAGCCATCTGCACCGGCCGATTATAACCTTCGCACGTAAGGACGTTGCGAAGCTACACAAAGATCTAACCGTTCAAACAGCATTAGACAAAATCAGAGAAAAAAAGGGTATGGGCGACAGAATCGTATATTTTTACGTAGTAGACAGCAATGATCGGTTGGTGGGTGTTGTGCCGACCCGGCGTTTACTCGGTTCTCAACTGGAGCAACGACTTTCCGAAGTCATGATAGGTCCGGTGATCACAATTCCGAAAGATGCTAGCGTGTTAGATGCCTACGAGTTTTTCATGGTGCATAAGTTGCTGGCTTTTCCAGTGGTGGATGAACATAAGCATATATTGGGTGTGGTGGACGTCGGTATGTTTACGGACGAGGCGTTCGATGTGGCCGATCAGACCAGCATGGACCGGGTTTTTGAGACAATCGGCTTTCGCCTTATGCAGGTGCGAGATGTATCACCGCTGCGTGCGTTTCGGTTTCGATTTCCATGGCTACTCGCAACCATTACCAGCGGTACGATATGCGCTCTGCTTGCCGGTGTTTACGAGATGACACTGGCCAAGAGCTTGATCCTGGCGTTTTTTCTCACCTTGGTTCTGGGGCTGGGCGAAAGTGTCAGCATGCAGTCCATGACAGTCACCATCCAAGGGTTGAGATCGGAAATACCGACTCTCGGTTGGTATCTACGGACGCTCCGACGCGAGGTGGGTGCGGCTCTTTTGCTGGGTACGGCATGTGGCCTTATAGTGAGCGTGATCGCATGGATTTGGCGCGGAGATCCGTTGGCGTCCGTTACCATCGGATCCAGCATTCTGTTGACGCTTTGCGCTGCCAGCTTTTTTGGGCTGAGCGTTCCGTCACTTTTACACAAGGTGAAGCTCGATCTTAAAATTGCTGCCGGTCCGGTGACCTTGGCCATGACCGATATTTCCACGCTTCTTATTTACTTCAGCATCGCCGAAGCGTTGCTGTGAGGTGACCGGGCATATACCTGGAATAGGTGACCGTAACGGGTGATCCCAAACGGGCGGCCGTGTAACGGAACGGAATTGAATCGTATTTGGCAATATTTCCACAAAAACCCGGCACAGTGGGAATTGGATAAATTGTTCAACAATGGGCAGACACAGAGGTATGCCCCTGGAGATGTAAATGGGGGGAACCGACAACCGAATGCGGCACGGCGGGTCGATGTTTTGGTATTAGAGGATGCGTTTTGTCAATCAATCATGATATGGGTCGGTAAGACCGTTGCCGCAAGGGTACCGCCCATACCGATGGGGTTGCCTTGGTGAACTGCGGCAACACTGTGACGGAAGCCGTGACAGCCGCAAAAGCATCGCGACAAACCGTAATGGGACAGCTGGACAGGAGAACGGGACCATGCTCAAACAGTTGCGAATACAAAACTTCAAAGGCTGGAAGGATACCGGCACCATTCGCATGGCTCCTATTACCCTGTTTTTCGGCGCCAACAGCTCAGGCAAATCCAGCATCGGACAATTTCTGATGATGCTGAAGCAGACCGTCGAATCCTCCGACCGGAAAGCGGTCTTTTACCCCGGCGGGAGGAACTCGGCGGTTCGGCTGGGCTCCTATCAGGATATGGTTTTCCACCGTGATCCGGCAAACAGGATCGCTTTTGAATATCGATGGTCGCTCCAGGATGCCCTGAAATTCAAGGATCCCGTATCGGGCCGGAACTATTCCGGAGACGCGTTGGCCTTTCAGGCGAAAGTCGGCCTGGATGACAGGGATCAACACACGCTGGTGCTATACCGGTTGAATTATGATCTGCTGGAACGGGATGCATCGAAACTTTCCATAGGCATGGAGAGAAAACCGGAAGCGAAGTCCGAGTACAGGGTGGAGGCCACGAACTATGTCCTGAAACGGAAACAAGGGCGCGTCTGGTATCCCGGCGCGCCGGTTCGTTTTTACGGGTTTCCGGATGAAGTGGCGGCCTATCATCAGAACGCCGACTTTGTTCAGGCGCTGAATCTGAGGAGCGAGAAACTGTTTCGCTCGCTTTCCTATCTGGGGCCGCTTCGAACCCGGGCCGAGCGTCTGTATTCCTGGACCGGCATCGAACCGGAAAGCGTCGGGTATGCAGGTGAGAACACAGTGGCGGCGGCATTGGCGGCCCGGACCCGGAAGATCAGCCTGGGGCGTCGGCGGCCCGCCAGGCCTTTTGAGGAGATCATTGCGCTGAAGCTCAAGGAGATGGGGCTGATCGAAGCGTTCAACGTAAACCGGATTTCCGATCAGCGGCAGGAGTATGAGGTCAAGGTCCGGACCAGGGGGTCAAAGGACTGGGTGGATCTTCCTGATGTCGGATTCGGGATATCTCAGGTATTGCCGGTTCTCGTGCAGTGTTTCCATGCGCCGCCCGGGGCGATCATTCTTATGGAGCAGCCGGAGATTCATCTCCATCCGAGCGCGCAGTCCGCCCTGGCCGATGTGATGATCGACGTCATCAATTCTCGCGAAAATGGAGCCGACAGGGGTATACAGCTGATTATCGAAACGCATTCGGAACATTTTCTTCGGAGATTACAGCGGCGAATTGCCGAGGGCGGGGTGCCCCAGGATAAGGTTGCAGCCTATTTTGCCAATATCACCAGAATGCCGGCCACACTCGAACCTCTGCAGCTTGACCTCTTTGGAAATATTCAGAACTGGCCGAAAAATTTCTTTGGCGATGAGATGGAGGATATTGCCGAACTGGCCAAAGCCGCCATGGAAAAACGGATGCCGAGACGATCTGAATAGGCGGCGGCATCCGGATGTTACACATAAGGTTCAGAAGTCGAGGGATAAACAGGACCTTTGACAGCAACAGCGGAGTGTGGTTATGGAACCCTTCCGGCCCCGCGTCATTTTTTTTCGCCGTCTAATCG harbors:
- a CDS encoding hemolysin family protein; this encodes MDIAILIALILLNGVFAMSEIALVTARKNRLQRLAEDGDRSAAIAVRLGEEPTQFLSTVQIGITAIGILNGIVGEAALAGPLSELLQSLGVDQRISAIGATTIVVAGITYFSIVVGELVPKRLAQFHAEGIARLMARPIALLAQLSRPFVYLLSISTDGILRLMGKKELSSANLTEEDIHAMLMEGSQSGVIEKQEHEMVRNVFRLDDRQIASLMTPRSEIIYLDIGQSLEERLETLIASDHSRFPVCQGGMHEVLGIITAKRLLKQRLKGEPPEKIAEYLLPPVYVPESLTGMKLLEQFRKSGVQMVFVVDEYGEILGLITLQDLLEALAGEFKPRDPEDVWAVQREDGSWLLDGLIPIPELKDRLDLKSVPEEEKGRYHTLSGMMMWLIGKIPRTGDVTEWQGWRLEVVDLDGNRIDKVMASRLPDPDSEGEAALQSPSKTSR
- a CDS encoding magnesium transporter, with amino-acid sequence MTEHTSHLHRPIITFARKDVAKLHKDLTVQTALDKIREKKGMGDRIVYFYVVDSNDRLVGVVPTRRLLGSQLEQRLSEVMIGPVITIPKDASVLDAYEFFMVHKLLAFPVVDEHKHILGVVDVGMFTDEAFDVADQTSMDRVFETIGFRLMQVRDVSPLRAFRFRFPWLLATITSGTICALLAGVYEMTLAKSLILAFFLTLVLGLGESVSMQSMTVTIQGLRSEIPTLGWYLRTLRREVGAALLLGTACGLIVSVIAWIWRGDPLASVTIGSSILLTLCAASFFGLSVPSLLHKVKLDLKIAAGPVTLAMTDISTLLIYFSIAEALL
- a CDS encoding AAA family ATPase, which gives rise to MLKQLRIQNFKGWKDTGTIRMAPITLFFGANSSGKSSIGQFLMMLKQTVESSDRKAVFYPGGRNSAVRLGSYQDMVFHRDPANRIAFEYRWSLQDALKFKDPVSGRNYSGDALAFQAKVGLDDRDQHTLVLYRLNYDLLERDASKLSIGMERKPEAKSEYRVEATNYVLKRKQGRVWYPGAPVRFYGFPDEVAAYHQNADFVQALNLRSEKLFRSLSYLGPLRTRAERLYSWTGIEPESVGYAGENTVAAALAARTRKISLGRRRPARPFEEIIALKLKEMGLIEAFNVNRISDQRQEYEVKVRTRGSKDWVDLPDVGFGISQVLPVLVQCFHAPPGAIILMEQPEIHLHPSAQSALADVMIDVINSRENGADRGIQLIIETHSEHFLRRLQRRIAEGGVPQDKVAAYFANITRMPATLEPLQLDLFGNIQNWPKNFFGDEMEDIAELAKAAMEKRMPRRSE